In the Euphorbia lathyris chromosome 5, ddEupLath1.1, whole genome shotgun sequence genome, one interval contains:
- the LOC136230125 gene encoding uncharacterized protein, which translates to MAITDLAVQGAILILALAIFVAIQYFPKQALNKIRSKNRTNLQSNRHFIQGTHFLSRAKSTQKKSQTQSQILAKNALVEAESAISLSPRDSAPFILKALALDFLDHKGSALKALDLALSSPRVKSLEDRERGDALVKRAELKMAVNRKRRVDSAIEDLKEAVKLSGDRERAFSALGQCYEWKGMKEEAQSAFQEALRIQTQSVEARTGLDRVRLL; encoded by the coding sequence ATGGCAATCACAGATCTGGCAGTACAAGGTGCAATTCTCATTTTAGCATTAGCTATATTCGTAGCCATACAATATTTCCCCAAACAAGCCCTTAACAAAATCCGAAGCAAGAACAGAACCAATCTCCAATCCAACCGTCACTTCATTCAAGGGACTCACTTCCTATCCCGAGCCAAATCCACACAAAAGAAATCTCAAACTCAATCTCAAATCCTAGCCAAAAACGCACTCGTCGAAGCAGAATCGGCAATCTCTCTTTCCCCGAGAGACTCCGCCCCTTTCATCCTCAAGGCACTAGCCCTAGATTTCCTCGATCACAAGGGATCGGCCCTGAAAGCCCTGGATTTAGCTCTGTCTTCGCCTAGAGTGAAATCTCTGGAGGATAGAGAACGTGGAGATGCGCTGGTGAAGAGGGCAGAGTTGAAGATGGCAGTGAATCGGAAACGGCGAGTTGACTCGGCAATAGAAGACTTGAAAGAGGCTGTGAAACTGAGTGGAGATAGGGAAAGAGCATTTAGTGCATTGGGGCAGTGCTACGAATGGAAAGGAATGAAAGAGGAGGCCCAATCTGCTTTCCAGGAGGCCTTGAGGATCCAAACTCAGTCCGTTGAGGCTCGCACGGGCTTGGACCGGGTTCGCCTATTGTAA